Proteins encoded together in one uncultured Sphaerochaeta sp. window:
- a CDS encoding tryptophan-rich sensory protein, whose product MNKRAKGLAFLVALTYLAMITVNALANILPIGGMGTGEISDSYPNLFAPAGITFSIWGVIYLLLALHTIYQFRKGDESIQIIFSVSSVVNIAWLFSWHYQMIGLSLLLMLILLVCLIRINDLIDHTSMDRYSYWALSVPFSVYLGWITVATIANVTTFLVSIGWSGWGISEMTWTAIILVVGVLIALSWAFRRRDPAYLLTLVWAYTGILIKHTSREGFNGEYPLILTVTAIAIAAFAISFGVFLLRKRQPVA is encoded by the coding sequence ATGAACAAACGGGCAAAAGGTTTGGCTTTTCTTGTTGCACTCACGTATCTTGCAATGATTACGGTAAATGCATTGGCAAACATCCTTCCCATCGGTGGCATGGGTACCGGAGAAATTTCTGATTCATACCCCAATCTGTTTGCACCTGCAGGAATCACATTCTCCATCTGGGGAGTCATCTACTTGCTGCTCGCCCTGCATACAATCTACCAGTTCAGGAAGGGAGATGAGAGCATTCAAATCATTTTCTCGGTCTCAAGTGTGGTCAACATTGCGTGGCTTTTCTCTTGGCATTATCAAATGATTGGGCTCTCACTGCTCTTGATGCTGATACTGCTTGTCTGCTTGATCAGAATCAATGACTTGATCGACCATACATCCATGGATAGATACTCTTATTGGGCTCTCTCGGTTCCTTTCTCTGTGTACCTTGGTTGGATTACCGTAGCCACCATTGCAAACGTCACTACATTCCTTGTCTCCATCGGTTGGTCGGGATGGGGGATCAGCGAGATGACATGGACAGCAATAATCCTCGTGGTAGGAGTATTGATCGCTCTCTCTTGGGCATTCCGCCGTCGTGATCCAGCATACCTGCTTACCTTGGTCTGGGCATACACCGGCATCTTGATCAAGCACACATCCAGGGAAGGATTCAATGGTGAATATCCCTTGATACTGACGGTGACAGCAATTGCAATTGCAGCTTTTGCCATCTCTTTCGGGGTATTTCTCCTTCGTAAGAGGCAACCTGTGGCATGA
- a CDS encoding 4Fe-4S binding protein → MKQSREVRALQIVLALYILFSLVLASLNQGGSPEVAERVAPWWHFYENQFKTFLIVVCGFLTYRIAKRKGRAGMRLRNFIGFTLSALMIHILLPLFTGNPELYFFAMPLPWTTIPLQAGIPSSSFAQSHQATLGLDGIGWAITFFWVYSALIGISTVLFGRRLHCSHLCLFNGFAAEVFDPAIPLLTKVHHPLKKRTLKHLRSIRIVYLLIALFFTGFWLIVPTIGFSSTTMQAVRVVELFWYLLANLILAMAFWVVSVGRLYCHLCPLGTVLSFLSRLGRMRIESGKTHCIGCGACDKSCPLSISIKERAIHGEPIISDQCVGCGHCVDACPTGTLSYTTAFLHLIRKAP, encoded by the coding sequence ATGAAGCAGTCCAGGGAAGTCAGGGCTCTTCAGATAGTATTGGCCCTCTATATACTGTTCTCTCTGGTACTGGCCTCACTAAACCAGGGGGGATCTCCCGAGGTAGCAGAACGGGTCGCTCCCTGGTGGCATTTCTATGAGAACCAGTTCAAGACATTTCTCATCGTAGTATGCGGCTTCCTCACCTACCGTATTGCCAAACGAAAAGGGAGAGCGGGTATGCGGCTCAGAAATTTCATCGGGTTCACTCTCAGCGCCCTCATGATCCATATACTCCTGCCATTGTTCACCGGCAATCCAGAACTCTATTTTTTTGCCATGCCCCTCCCATGGACAACCATACCGTTGCAGGCAGGCATTCCCAGCTCGTCATTTGCCCAGAGCCACCAGGCGACCCTGGGTTTGGATGGGATTGGGTGGGCAATTACCTTCTTCTGGGTCTACAGCGCGCTCATCGGTATAAGCACAGTCCTCTTTGGCCGACGTCTCCATTGTTCCCACCTCTGTCTGTTCAACGGCTTTGCTGCCGAGGTATTTGACCCCGCGATTCCGCTCTTGACCAAGGTCCACCATCCTCTCAAAAAGAGAACACTCAAACACCTTCGTTCCATCAGGATTGTGTATCTACTTATTGCTCTCTTCTTCACCGGCTTCTGGCTGATTGTCCCCACTATTGGGTTTTCCAGTACCACCATGCAGGCAGTAAGAGTGGTGGAACTCTTCTGGTATCTATTGGCAAACCTAATACTTGCCATGGCTTTCTGGGTTGTTTCTGTTGGACGCTTATACTGCCATCTTTGTCCATTAGGAACAGTATTGTCATTTCTTTCCCGACTTGGAAGAATGCGTATTGAATCAGGAAAAACCCATTGCATAGGTTGTGGTGCATGTGACAAGTCCTGCCCACTTTCGATTTCCATCAAGGAACGGGCAATCCACGGTGAGCCGATTATCAGTGACCAATGTGTAGGCTGTGGACATTGCGTGGATGCCTGCCCCACTGGGACCCTCTCCTATACTACGGCATTTCTACATCTTATCAGGAAAGCTCCCTAA
- a CDS encoding bifunctional diguanylate cyclase/phosphodiesterase, which yields MEKSFMEQRGRILKRSIIVPIFISLLFFFIMGIWAITTIQNFYYEERLEEAQVLASGYAETLSIAMDAQRLLEQYLENTLNAAGLAVSNYPGSFNTDSLSEIARELNVDRIFIYDEALVLSYASDGLHIGWVPEEGHPVRQFFESSKTQYIEDIRKETGSGIPYKFGYYRDDHNGIIQVAVEAEKIYELNARFDSQHLLDQLSQLDNKIAIAYLDEQHTIITSTIQDVLGTYLDFETYHIPSQAGSFRRITTEDGNYMALNVPMMQNDNSQGTLLLFYELDETEELISIVSLVIISTILLVFLLEIWVLWGTYKKNQNIQFIAYHDELTGLPNHRYFNEFISESHSAPLTCLMLNPRNFKAINILYGYTYGNEVLIHIADVLSALQLRQASLQAFRISDDRFIILMHSQSSEKQIDTLIGSLRLLATQYQDVSSLEFSIGIATTDTAGHDPSLLIKQASIALHATTDEIFIKQYNNSMEESLLRKDTIEQELKRAIRGEEGILSLAFQPIVEARDSSIHGFEALARMKSQKLGMISPMEFITLAEQRGLMVPLGDKIIDLATDFLQTIQERFDGNVNVAINVSALQMIGENFTSKLQELAGKKQINLYQVELELTESIFSQDLNLIAKRLKELRQLGIRISIDDFGTGFSSLSRLGSLEIDILKLDRLFVIALSEESERDLVSDIISMAHHLGKKVVAEGVETTGQKRWLENAQCDLLQGYLFNKPLAPSDAILHIEQEKTHHA from the coding sequence ATGGAAAAATCATTCATGGAACAGAGGGGGAGAATACTCAAACGTTCAATCATCGTTCCAATATTCATCAGTCTACTCTTCTTTTTTATCATGGGTATATGGGCTATTACTACCATACAAAATTTTTATTATGAGGAGAGGCTGGAAGAAGCCCAAGTTTTGGCAAGCGGTTACGCAGAAACACTTTCCATTGCGATGGATGCCCAAAGGCTACTCGAGCAATACCTTGAAAACACACTGAATGCTGCTGGTTTAGCAGTTAGCAACTATCCTGGATCATTCAACACCGATAGCCTATCAGAGATAGCAAGAGAACTAAATGTTGATCGCATATTTATATATGATGAAGCATTAGTACTATCATATGCCAGCGATGGACTCCACATTGGCTGGGTCCCGGAGGAAGGACACCCAGTCCGTCAATTCTTTGAGAGTAGCAAAACCCAATACATAGAAGACATTCGTAAGGAAACTGGATCAGGCATTCCCTATAAATTTGGATATTATCGTGATGACCATAACGGAATCATTCAAGTAGCGGTAGAAGCAGAAAAGATTTATGAGCTGAATGCGCGTTTTGATTCCCAGCACTTGCTTGATCAATTGAGTCAATTAGACAATAAGATCGCTATCGCATATCTTGATGAACAACACACCATCATAACTTCTACTATCCAGGATGTACTGGGAACATATCTCGATTTTGAGACTTATCACATTCCTTCGCAAGCAGGCTCATTCAGAAGAATTACCACAGAAGATGGTAATTATATGGCATTAAACGTGCCCATGATGCAAAATGATAATTCTCAAGGAACTTTATTGCTCTTTTATGAATTGGATGAAACGGAAGAGCTGATAAGTATAGTGTCACTGGTCATTATTTCTACTATTTTACTGGTTTTCTTGTTGGAAATCTGGGTACTCTGGGGAACCTACAAGAAAAACCAGAACATTCAGTTCATCGCCTACCATGATGAATTGACAGGACTTCCAAACCATCGGTATTTCAATGAGTTCATAAGCGAGTCACATAGCGCTCCATTGACGTGTCTTATGCTTAACCCGAGAAATTTCAAGGCGATAAACATCCTGTATGGTTATACCTACGGCAACGAAGTGCTGATTCATATAGCTGATGTACTCTCAGCGCTCCAGCTTAGGCAAGCAAGTCTGCAGGCATTCCGCATCTCCGATGATCGTTTTATTATCTTGATGCATTCCCAATCAAGCGAGAAGCAGATAGATACACTTATCGGTTCATTACGTCTGCTTGCCACCCAATACCAGGATGTCAGTTCCTTGGAGTTCTCCATTGGTATTGCAACAACCGATACCGCTGGACATGATCCTTCCTTGCTCATCAAACAAGCATCCATTGCTTTGCATGCCACCACTGATGAAATCTTCATCAAACAATATAACAACAGCATGGAAGAGTCGCTCTTACGGAAGGATACCATTGAACAGGAACTTAAACGGGCCATCAGGGGCGAGGAAGGAATACTCTCACTCGCCTTCCAGCCAATTGTTGAGGCAAGAGACTCTAGCATCCATGGTTTCGAGGCACTCGCGAGAATGAAGAGCCAGAAACTGGGGATGATCTCACCTATGGAATTCATCACACTCGCAGAACAGAGAGGACTCATGGTTCCCCTGGGGGACAAGATCATCGACCTTGCTACAGATTTCCTCCAAACCATCCAGGAACGTTTTGACGGGAATGTTAATGTAGCAATAAATGTATCGGCACTGCAGATGATTGGAGAGAATTTTACGAGCAAACTCCAGGAACTGGCAGGAAAAAAACAGATCAATCTCTACCAAGTTGAGTTGGAACTGACAGAATCGATCTTCTCGCAAGACCTCAACCTTATTGCCAAAAGGCTGAAGGAGCTACGCCAGCTTGGAATACGTATCTCCATCGACGACTTCGGAACAGGCTTCTCTTCCCTCTCCCGATTGGGCTCACTGGAAATCGACATACTGAAACTGGATAGACTCTTTGTCATAGCTCTCTCAGAAGAATCGGAACGTGATCTCGTTTCGGACATTATTTCTATGGCTCATCATCTCGGCAAGAAAGTTGTCGCCGAAGGAGTGGAAACAACAGGACAGAAACGATGGCTTGAGAATGCACAATGTGACTTGCTCCAAGGTTACCTTTTCAATAAGCCACTGGCTCCATCTGATGCAATTCTCCACATTGAACAGGAGAAGACCCATCATGCGTAA
- a CDS encoding diguanylate cyclase — translation MRNVFFLTILMFFSLVSLPAETLPALDRGVENAIHPMLLIDERDNSIRYANPACAEYFSIPKERLIGRNFPALIGKTIHSLTELHGQMISLETNEERELYFLIGIQQVGATGSPYFMVLLQDKSAEQRLIVRNRHISYALVATSLLTILFLTLFLVFQSRQNRQLQKENQQHEDNLSLLKQFLNADNRYSYIKDSEGRFLTVNDNLCSLLACEEASLLGKQIEEVAHHDLATLMVESDQETLNELKTMEKETPWRERLYKTTKFPLLLPGGTLGVGTFAEDITEQRHLERTLRENVQRTAAFSHLLSSSIKNPDNQLTHALEEVCAISGSKIGVLLIIDEKTRTITMGAAKEDKPLYDLPQRQGMVIPSSVTDCYLTEKSDASFSIINEQVDEEPILSYITGEKLTVMNLLVCTCMTGTTLSGILLLANSKEGYNETEGFQIQLLFSGIWANMHKAQNAAALEASKRDLRLILDSTAEGIFGTDGKGRCTFCNASCLRLLGYEDEQELLGKNMHQLIHHSTKEGLPIDEETCPIRSCLSHSDGVAMENEVFWRKDGTCLDILCYAYPKVEDGTIIGSVITFLDNTERKKNQEKIAFLSLHDQLTGLHNRTYADQAMARLDTEDQLPLSIIIGDVNGLKLTNDIFGHAMGDKLLQSIARSLRLSCRTSDVVSRIGGDEFLILLPHTDGNEADQIAKRIEEHLEEDGIRAGKRSIALGSATKTSTEETIQGTFDRAEDQMYRRKTLRRAETHKKQLQDLSEMLYEKAPGERLHAVKVQRHAARIASLLHLNDEEASKLRRAGFYHDIGKVVLEPEIITSKNRSTLVQERYREHVSAGYRILNMFEETVDLAPMILHHHEWWDGSGYMKGLRGTEIPYFSRLLRLAEVWEREHLDQATNEQIEKTLTKLAGIEVDPHLVERILSAL, via the coding sequence ATGCGTAACGTATTTTTCCTTACCATCCTGATGTTCTTTTCTCTTGTTTCCTTACCTGCTGAAACACTTCCTGCTCTGGACAGGGGAGTTGAGAACGCCATACATCCCATGCTTCTGATCGATGAGAGAGACAACTCCATACGCTATGCAAATCCAGCCTGTGCCGAATATTTTTCAATACCCAAGGAAAGACTCATAGGAAGAAATTTCCCAGCTCTTATTGGAAAAACCATTCACTCTCTTACTGAATTACATGGCCAGATGATTTCCCTTGAAACCAACGAGGAAAGAGAACTCTACTTTCTGATAGGAATCCAACAGGTCGGAGCGACCGGATCTCCATATTTCATGGTTTTACTGCAAGATAAAAGCGCTGAACAGCGGCTGATAGTCCGTAATAGGCATATAAGTTATGCCTTGGTTGCAACATCATTGCTTACCATCCTCTTTCTCACGTTATTCTTGGTGTTTCAATCTCGTCAGAATAGACAATTACAGAAAGAAAACCAGCAACACGAGGACAACCTCTCATTGCTCAAGCAATTTCTCAATGCTGATAACCGATACAGTTATATTAAAGACAGTGAAGGTCGATTCCTGACAGTAAATGATAACCTTTGCAGCCTTCTCGCCTGTGAGGAGGCCTCCCTCCTTGGTAAGCAAATCGAAGAGGTAGCCCATCATGATCTTGCGACCTTGATGGTGGAGAGTGACCAGGAAACATTGAACGAGCTGAAGACCATGGAGAAGGAAACACCCTGGAGAGAGAGACTTTACAAGACAACCAAATTCCCCCTTTTACTTCCGGGTGGAACCCTCGGGGTTGGAACATTTGCTGAGGATATAACAGAACAAAGACATCTGGAGCGAACCCTCAGGGAAAATGTACAACGTACTGCTGCATTCTCCCATCTCCTCTCCTCCTCGATCAAGAACCCGGACAATCAACTGACCCATGCTCTTGAAGAGGTATGTGCGATCAGTGGAAGCAAGATTGGGGTATTGCTCATTATTGATGAGAAAACCAGGACGATAACCATGGGAGCTGCAAAAGAGGACAAGCCTCTCTATGATCTACCTCAAAGGCAAGGAATGGTAATCCCCTCCTCCGTTACGGACTGCTATCTTACCGAAAAGAGCGATGCATCATTCTCAATCATCAATGAGCAAGTTGATGAGGAACCGATACTCTCCTACATCACCGGAGAAAAACTCACTGTCATGAACCTTCTTGTTTGCACCTGCATGACCGGTACCACGCTCTCTGGCATCCTCCTGCTTGCAAACAGCAAGGAAGGCTATAATGAAACAGAGGGATTTCAGATCCAATTACTCTTCTCTGGTATTTGGGCAAACATGCATAAGGCACAGAATGCGGCGGCCTTGGAAGCAAGCAAACGAGACCTTAGATTGATCCTAGATTCCACAGCCGAAGGTATTTTTGGTACGGATGGAAAGGGACGCTGCACCTTTTGCAATGCAAGTTGCCTTCGTTTGCTTGGATACGAGGATGAACAGGAACTACTGGGAAAAAACATGCATCAGTTGATCCATCACAGCACCAAGGAAGGATTGCCCATCGATGAGGAGACCTGTCCGATCAGGTCCTGCCTTTCCCATAGTGATGGAGTGGCTATGGAAAATGAGGTCTTTTGGAGAAAGGATGGGACCTGTCTTGATATACTGTGCTATGCCTATCCAAAAGTGGAAGATGGCACAATCATTGGGTCTGTGATCACTTTCCTGGACAATACTGAGAGAAAGAAGAATCAGGAGAAGATTGCATTTCTCTCTCTACACGACCAGCTGACAGGGCTCCATAACCGTACCTATGCTGACCAGGCTATGGCAAGGCTCGATACTGAGGACCAACTACCACTTTCCATCATCATAGGGGATGTGAATGGGCTGAAACTGACCAATGATATTTTTGGACACGCCATGGGAGACAAGCTCCTACAGAGTATTGCCAGAAGTCTTCGATTGTCATGTAGGACCAGTGATGTGGTGAGCAGAATTGGAGGAGACGAATTCCTGATCTTACTCCCCCATACTGATGGCAATGAAGCAGACCAGATTGCCAAGAGGATCGAGGAACATCTAGAAGAAGATGGAATACGCGCTGGAAAACGCAGCATTGCTCTTGGAAGTGCAACCAAGACCTCCACTGAGGAAACCATCCAAGGAACATTTGACCGGGCAGAAGATCAGATGTATCGCAGAAAAACACTTCGCAGGGCTGAAACCCACAAAAAACAACTCCAGGATCTCAGTGAGATGCTCTACGAGAAAGCTCCCGGAGAACGTCTACACGCTGTAAAAGTACAACGACATGCTGCTCGTATAGCTTCCCTCTTGCATCTCAATGATGAAGAAGCAAGCAAACTTCGGCGTGCAGGGTTTTATCATGATATCGGGAAAGTAGTACTGGAACCAGAGATCATCACCTCTAAAAACCGGTCCACCTTGGTCCAAGAGCGTTACCGAGAACATGTCAGTGCAGGCTATCGTATTCTCAATATGTTTGAGGAGACAGTAGATTTGGCCCCGATGATCCTCCATCACCATGAGTGGTGGGATGGCAGTGGCTACATGAAGGGATTACGCGGCACGGAAATTCCCTATTTTTCCAGGCTTTTACGATTGGCGGAAGTCTGGGAGCGGGAACATCTGGATCAAGCAACAAATGAACAGATTGAGAAAACTCTCACAAAGCTCGCTGGAATCGAGGTCGATCCACACCTTGTTGAGCGAATACTCAGCGCCTTATAG